TTCACTTCAAAATCCTCTTTCATATCGGTTACAGATAAGACCAAATTTCGGCAGGCAATATGAAAAACAGTATCAATATCTGGCAAGATTTTTTCTAATAGTTGTTCATTTAATATACTATCTTCAATAAACGTAATCTTAGGTGAATCAGGTATTTCCGCTTGATTTCCAGTTGATAAATCATCAATGATTGTTATTTTTTTTGCTTTATGAAGCAAGGCACGAACCAATCTAGATCCAATAAAACCAGCTCCACCTGTAACGAGCACATGGTTATACATTTCACCCACGTTTAGTTCACTCCTTTCATGTCTATTGTTGAAAAGCTTACCAATGGAAGATGAACTTGCTCTTTTATTTTATGAGATTGATAAAGAGCAAAAATGGTTTCTAGTGCATGTTCTGCTTCTGCTGCTGTCACTGCTTGATTGGCGGTGCCATCGATATGCTTCATCACTTCTTGATACATAATTACTTGTTCATTTTTTTCGGTAATCCAGCTATTTATTTGATCGAGCTCTGGACCATTTTCTACAGTGAATTTTGTTACTTGATCAAAATTCTTCCCCTCAAAGATGATCGTTCCTTTTTCTGCAAAAAGTTTAATAGCATACCCATGATTTTCTGGCCATGTAACAGAATTTGCTTCGATTAATCCCGTTGCCCCGGATTTAAATCGAATGATACCACTAGCTACATCCTCTGTTTCTTTATGGTCATTCACCCATTGAAGTTGCCCAGAAACTGATTCAACCTCTCCCATAAACCAAACGAGCAGATCAATCATATGAATGCCTTGATTAATTAACATGCCACCATCTTGTTCCCACGTACCGCGCCACGGAGCCGCTTCATAGTAAGCCGCTTGGTCTTTGAATTGCCATAGATACCGTACCTGAGTAGATCGTGCCAATGGCTCCTGATTTAATCAGCTTGTTTAACTCAAACAGGATTTTTCTAAATCGAAGCTGATGACAAACAAATAGCTTTTGACCTTGCGTAGAAGCAATCGTGCGTAGATGTCTTGATTCATCGATTGAGAGTGCCAATGGTTTCTCAACCAATACATGTTTACCAGCTCGTAATGCCGCTTCAGCAATCATAAAATGGGTACCTGACGCTGTTGCAATTAATACAAGTTCACAATCTGTCTTGAGAAGTTGATGATAATCTATAAATGATTGTAATTCGTTATTAGTAGAGGATATTAGTGCTTCAGCTTGTTTCATTCGTTCAGTTGATAAATCACTAATCGCTGTGATCTCAACCTCAGGCAGTTTTGTTAACGCTGCAAGATGTTTTTCAGTGATTCTGCCGCATCCTATGATTCCTATTTTCATTAGCCATTCTCCGTTACAAGAAGCTTAATTGATTTTACAATCTCATTCTGTTCAGCATCAGTTAGATACGGATGCATTGGGATAGCTAATAACCGTTTTGATTTTTCTTCTGAAATAGGAAAGTCATTAGCTTGATGACCTAAATGCTTATACACCTCTTGCAAGTGCAGTGGCAGTGGATAATAAACACCATTTGCAATACCTGCCTGACTTAAGCCTTTTGATAAGTGCTCCCGATCATCCACTTCTATACAATAGAGATGAAAAATATGTTCTGTTCCTTCGATAGATTTTGGTACAGTGATTCCTTTAAGTGTTGAGAGCTGCTCCTGATAAAAACTCGCTGTTTTTTGACGTCTTTTGTTTAAGTCATCAATATGAGTGAGGCTAATTCGTAATAAAGCCGCTTGTATTTCGTCTAGTCGACTATTGTACCCAATCTCTTGGTGATAATATTTTTTTGTGCTCCCATGATGGCGAAGTACTCGAATTCGCTCCGCTACATGTTTGTGTTTCGTAACAACTAATCCCCCATCACCCATTGTTCCTAAATTTTTTGTAGGAAAAAAGGAGAAGCACCCTATATCCCCAATCGTGCCAACTTTTTTTCCATTTACTGATGATCCAAAGGCTTGGCATGCATCTTCAATGACATATAGATTGTGATCTTTTGCTATCGTCATAATTGGGTCCATGTTTGCAGGGTGACCAAACAAGTGAACCGGCATAATGGCCTTCGTCTGACTTGTTATTGCCTTCTTAATATGAGTAGGATCTATATTAAAGGTAACTGGTTCAATATCAACAAATACAGGTGTTGCTCCAACGCGAGAAATCGCTTCTGCTGTAGCAAAAAACGTAAATGGAGTTGTAATAACCTCATCACCATCTCCAATATTTAGTGCGTCAAGCGCAAGTACCAAAGCATCTGTCCCATTTCCAACTCCAATCGCAAACGGTGTTTCCAAATAAATTTTTACTTCTTCTTCAAATTGTTTTCCCTCAGAACCAAGAATGTATTGACCGCTATCATATACTCGACGAATGGCCTCCATAGCCTCATCTTTTATCATTTGAAATTGACGATCCAAATCAATAAGTGGGATCACACAATCACTCCTTATGCCTTGTTTTTCTTCTGTCTAGTTATATGAAATGAGACACACCGGAGGCACGGCTATACACTCATGACACGAAAAATCGGGTTACTTCACCCAAAAAAAAGCTCATATAAGAGAAAGTGTTCTCTCATATAAGCTCCTTTTGAAATTTCTTTTTAGCGTCGTCCACAGCATTTTACCGAATGTGGCTTGGGTTGAGGAGGTTTAGGTAAAGAGGCAAAAGGTCGCTGTTTTGCCTTTTGCTGCGCAGTTGGTTTTTCCGAATAAACAGGCTTTGCATACAATTGATTTGGATTTGAGTTAGAATTCATCATCACAAACACTCCCTTTCTTCTATAGGATATGTGGGAGGGTTAAAATGGTTAGTCAAAAAAATGATGCCCGTTTTAAAAAAACTTGGGACATTTTGCACCAATTCAGACTCTATTCATACAATACAGTAGTTTGAACACCCAACTCCGCTAAAAAAATCATGCGTGTATTTGGGTAAACTTTAGAGGAGGTAAGGTAATGAGCACAAAAAAACACAGCGTGGTTATAAATGTTCCCAAAGTTTATGATTGGGTGACTCGCCAAGTCGATCTTCAAACAATTAGTTTTAGAGAGCCAGAGCTTTCAAATTTATTTCCAGGTTTAATCGGTCCTTCGCGAGCAGGAGAAAGTTTAGATGCATGGCTGATAGGTCATCCAGGGTACTCAACGGTCGCTCGAGTATTAGAAGCATCCTTATATACTTCGGAGGTTTCGAACTCAATCGATCGCACAAGTGTTGAAGTCACTCTTCCAAACGGAGATGAGGTTGAACTTCAAAAAGTGAAAATTTTAGGAAGAGGATTGTTAGAAGTAGACATTCTTGATGTGAATGAGAATGTTGTTCTTACTTCAAATCCAATTGAATTTTCTACGATTCAAACTTTCTACTTATCAGCACCTGAGGAAACAACCATCAGTGCCTTCATTTCTTCTGGACAGTGGGATGCAGAAGTAGTATGTGATTCAGCTTTCTGTCAATTAGACATCGCCCTTACATTCTGCTTAGATGTTCATGTTTACGCAGATGTTCGTCTTGAAGTTGAAGCTTCATACGTGAAGCCTCGTCATGAGTTCCCGATCTCTGATATTATTTGCAGACATCAAAATCACTACCCAGCTCCAAAATCACCAGTTGTATTTCCTGGCAAAACAAAAAGCGAAGTCGAATAGGTAATAGGAGCTGTATTCACATGCAGCTCCTGTTTTTTTCTTCTTTTCTGGTTATTTTCTCATACATATAAACTACATACTGTTCTAGAGGAGGAAGCGCTGTGACCAATCGACCTAAAGATGAAGCTCCATTTAATCATGATATTCAATTGGAACAAAAGCTTCTACATTACCGATCTGAATTAAAAAAGTTCCAACGCATTATCCATTTACAAAAGAAGAAATTAACCAGCCAAGAAGAGGAAATACAATCATTTAAAAAATCGATGTCAAATCAGAGCTTGCCTCGATTTAATGAGCCCATATCGAACAATATCCAAGAAAATATGGTTGGTATTTATGCCTACTTTGCTTATTCAACTCTATTTCCATCCAGCTCATCTAAAGATTCAGAAGAACCTTGTTTAATTAATGGAAATTTTATTATTCGAAATGAAACGGGACTTCCTTTGCACGACCCTCTAGTTTGTCTTAGTTTTAACAAACCTGAATTGGCTAATCTCTCTGGAAAAATCAATCAAAACAAAAAACATTATGCATCTGAACATATCATGGCTGATGAGAATGTACTTTCGTGGAACTTTCTTGAAGATCATTCAATTAAAAAGGTTCGGGAAACAGGAGAATTTTGGTTACGTCCAAATAAAACGGAACTCGTTGACCAAGACGAATTAACGTTTAATCAATTTGAAATCTTGCTTCCTTATCATGGAAAGCCTTTCTCCGTCAGTATTAATGGGTATATATATGGAAAAGAAATACCTGAAGGTCGTCGCGCACTAAATGCCATTATTTGCAATATCACGTAGGTTCACCTATGAAAATATTATTTTTAAGCTCAGGCTATCGAGGCGTATACCCTTCAATCGAACAATCTATTCTTAATGCCTTTCAATCACATGCAATCTCAATATGCCAAAACAAATGTATTTTAGAGTTAGATGCTTATAAGTTAATCCAACTTTGTAAGAAAGAAAAACCGACCATAATCTTTACTTTATTAGGCTATCAGCTGCCTCAACATTTTCTTATGTGGGCAAAAAAACAGCAAATAAATAGTATCTGCTGGCTCACAGAGGATCCATATATGATTGACTTATCTTTACAGATTGCGCCTTATGTAAGTGGTCTAATTACAATTGAAAAAAATGCGTGGTCTCATTACTCTAAAAAAGGCTATAGAACGTTACATTTGCCATTAGGAGCAGATTACTCGATTTTTAAATCAACACACCCTCAAGCTGATAAAAAAAGCGATGTATGTCTAATTGGCTATCCTTATCCAGAGCGAGTTAAACTGGTCTCATTTTTAGCAAATGAACTGCCTATTCATATTACAGTAGCAGGCAATTGGTACCCTCATCAACTGCCTGCCAATGTAAAGATCGCTTCCTTATGGGTGTCCTCTGAAGAAGCTGTTCAATATTATGCAAGTACAAAGGTAGTACTCAATTCCTATCGCAGCCAAAACCAAGCGGAAAATAAAAACTCGTTAGGTTTACCAGGAGTTAGCCCTAATAACCGAGTATTCGAAGTGGCTGGTTGCAAGGTTTGTCAAATCAGCGAGGCAAGAGAGGATTGGCATCAGTGGTTTAATAAAGAAGATATTCCGTTATTCTCAACAAAGGAACAGGCTTTAGATCAAATTGAAGAGCTATTATCAAACAAACAACAACGTACGCTCTATGCTACGAATAGCTACAATACGGCCATCTCATCCCATTCCTATACACACCGGATAAATGAGCTTTTAACGTGGTTAAATCAAGAAAACCTGACCTGATATGAAGTCAGGTTCTTTTTAATGATCATTCCTACTCTTCGCCATTTCTATATGATAACGGTAGGCGTTTGTTTTCTTTTGATATATTTCATCTGTATGACTTACTAGGTGACTTACTTTGAAATACAAAGCTTTAAAATCTCCCGCTTCGACTACCCAACCTCCGTTCGTTTTTTGAACGATCTCTGATTGCGCACCAAGATCAAAACATAACACGGGAAAACCAAGATATAAGGATTCGTGAGTAGTGTACGAGAACGTCTCTGGACAAATAGAAGGGATAATCACAAAGTCAATTTTATCTTCAGTTAGCAACGTGTGTAGATGTTCTGATGATGAGTAAGAACCTCTTTGAACAAAATTTTTGACATTAAGTCTTTTAAGATCCCGCCCTGATTCACCGTAAAGATAAAAGAGGCATGGGAGTTTCGTTACAAAGGTCTGCGTTACCAAGGATTTAACCTCTTTTTCTCCTTTGTGATAAAAAATGTTACCTATAAAAGCAATACGTAAAGGTTGATGAATAGGTTGTTTAGGTTCTTCAATTTTAAGGTTTAATAAAAGCGGATGAGGCACGACCTCCATTTTTATAGTAGGAAAATATTCATGTATAATGGCTTTTGTTGATTCACTTGGTGAGATCACTCGTTTGGCCTCTGCTAATAGTTGCTGGGAAATGTTTCGCCACTTATTAATAGTCGGATCAACTACGTTAAGCATTTGTTTCATTTGACTATGCCGTGCTCCATTGCTTGCGCAACGATCACAAACAGCTTCTTGTTTTGGTCTACCACAATAGCGTCCCTTCTGATTCACAAAAAAGACATAGGGACAGATTGTATAAAAATCATGTAGCCATACAGTATAGGGACAATTTAGTTCTTTTAAAATATGCACAAGAGAAGGCAATTGAATGTTCCAGAAATGATGGATATGCACTTCTTTAATTCGATAGGTTCGAATACGCTCAATGAGAGAGTCATACGAAACGGTCTCAGAAGGTTGATTAGGTCTTTGAAACTGCAACCCACCTGTATCGACAAAG
The nucleotide sequence above comes from Alkalicoccobacillus plakortidis. Encoded proteins:
- a CDS encoding Gfo/Idh/MocA family protein; amino-acid sequence: MARSTQVRYLWQFKDQAAYYEAAPWRGTWEQDGGMLINQGIHMIDLLVWFMGEVESVSGQLQWVNDHKETEDVASGIIRFKSGATGLIEANSVTWPENHGYAIKLFAEKGTIIFEGKNFDQVTKFTVENGPELDQINSWITEKNEQVIMYQEVMKHIDGTANQAVTAAEAEHALETIFALYQSHKIKEQVHLPLVSFSTIDMKGVN
- a CDS encoding CgeB family protein gives rise to the protein MKILFLSSGYRGVYPSIEQSILNAFQSHAISICQNKCILELDAYKLIQLCKKEKPTIIFTLLGYQLPQHFLMWAKKQQINSICWLTEDPYMIDLSLQIAPYVSGLITIEKNAWSHYSKKGYRTLHLPLGADYSIFKSTHPQADKKSDVCLIGYPYPERVKLVSFLANELPIHITVAGNWYPHQLPANVKIASLWVSSEEAVQYYASTKVVLNSYRSQNQAENKNSLGLPGVSPNNRVFEVAGCKVCQISEAREDWHQWFNKEDIPLFSTKEQALDQIEELLSNKQQRTLYATNSYNTAISSHSYTHRINELLTWLNQENLT
- a CDS encoding DegT/DnrJ/EryC1/StrS family aminotransferase; translated protein: MIPLIDLDRQFQMIKDEAMEAIRRVYDSGQYILGSEGKQFEEEVKIYLETPFAIGVGNGTDALVLALDALNIGDGDEVITTPFTFFATAEAISRVGATPVFVDIEPVTFNIDPTHIKKAITSQTKAIMPVHLFGHPANMDPIMTIAKDHNLYVIEDACQAFGSSVNGKKVGTIGDIGCFSFFPTKNLGTMGDGGLVVTKHKHVAERIRVLRHHGSTKKYYHQEIGYNSRLDEIQAALLRISLTHIDDLNKRRQKTASFYQEQLSTLKGITVPKSIEGTEHIFHLYCIEVDDREHLSKGLSQAGIANGVYYPLPLHLQEVYKHLGHQANDFPISEEKSKRLLAIPMHPYLTDAEQNEIVKSIKLLVTENG
- a CDS encoding Gfo/Idh/MocA family protein, producing MKIGIIGCGRITEKHLAALTKLPEVEITAISDLSTERMKQAEALISSTNNELQSFIDYHQLLKTDCELVLIATASGTHFMIAEAALRAGKHVLVEKPLALSIDESRHLRTIASTQGQKLFVCHQLRFRKILFELNKLIKSGAIGTIYSGTVSMAIQRPSGLL
- a CDS encoding glycosyltransferase yields the protein MNQASILLIHHQGGGGISQFINNWTKQYTGDVYEAFVDTGGLQFQRPNQPSETVSYDSLIERIRTYRIKEVHIHHFWNIQLPSLVHILKELNCPYTVWLHDFYTICPYVFFVNQKGRYCGRPKQEAVCDRCASNGARHSQMKQMLNVVDPTINKWRNISQQLLAEAKRVISPSESTKAIIHEYFPTIKMEVVPHPLLLNLKIEEPKQPIHQPLRIAFIGNIFYHKGEKEVKSLVTQTFVTKLPCLFYLYGESGRDLKRLNVKNFVQRGSYSSSEHLHTLLTEDKIDFVIIPSICPETFSYTTHESLYLGFPVLCFDLGAQSEIVQKTNGGWVVEAGDFKALYFKVSHLVSHTDEIYQKKTNAYRYHIEMAKSRNDH